The sequence below is a genomic window from Lolium perenne isolate Kyuss_39 chromosome 7, Kyuss_2.0, whole genome shotgun sequence.
AAACCCATAATCACATAATTTTCTACATATGCCATCCCAAGTAATTGCATATCCATGGACAACAGATTTATGGAGATCTTGCCATGGCTTTGTTTTTTCTGTTATATGTTAGAAAATGGGATATTTGATCATTTGCAGCACTTTTCTTTGAAATCCACTTTTCAGCTGATTTGTGATGAAATCCTTTGAGTAAGTTGCAAAGTTGTCTGTTTTCTTGCATCAACAAGAACCTAAGATTCAGAGAAACTATCTAATCCCATTGTCAGGATGGATATCACGCCGTTCTTTCACCTAATAAAAAAATGCACAAATGGGTGTAGTACGCGAATTAAAGAAAGCGTTGCTTAAGGGACATCCAGGCAAGTAGAATTCACACTGAAGTATGCAGACGAAGTACCCTAGAATTTTGGCGGATCAACATAACTAAGACATTCTGATCTCCAAGCCTCCAACATGCTTGCATATAAGACATATATATAGTACTTATGGAGCTAAGACTACAGACAGCTAGATAGTTATGCATCAGCATAGAAAAATTATATATCTTAGAAGCTCCAGGACAGGACACAATACTAACTTTGTATCTGGGTTGTCTTACGCTTGAAAAGATAGCAGATGTCACTCACCACCTGAACTATACACATGCAGATGAATCTCATTGTATTATGTCCTAACCCTCTTTCTCAGCTCAGCAGTAATTGATGGGAATTTCAGAACCAACAGTGCATAACCATCAGTGAACACGGCCTCCTGGAAATTTTCCTGCACCGCCAAGAAGTCAATGCACTTGCTCTTCAACTCGGGACAGTTGTATGTTTCTGCGCAAGCTAAGGTAGTAGCAACTGTATCTGTTGACACCATATCCAACAACTTTTGGGCACACATAAGCTTCAGCCTGTCTAGTGCATATCGATCGGCCGCAGCAAGTAGATCCTGAAGTATCTCAGCGGAAGAGTCCCCAAGCTCATCTTCTCCAGGCAACGTATCAGTGTATATGAACCGAAGCATAACTTTGAATGTTGCAGGCGCAATTTCTTGGAGCGTGATGGATGTCATCGTGGCCTCCGCCATGGGGCCGAAGAGCTCGGCTCTGAAGACCGGTGAGCGGGCAGCAAGCACTGCACGGTGAGCGTGGAAGGTCTGGCCGTCGATGGTGAATGACACATCCATCCCGTCCGTGTGATCTAGCAAACGGCCAAAATGGATCCCAATGTCAGGCGGCGGCACGGGAATAGGGCTGTCATCTATGACCATGATGCCACACACAAATGTAATGTGTCCCTGTGTTACATAGTCATTCTCCAGCATAGTTCTGTCGACAAACTGACTCCATCCccagtcaacatcatcatcatcatcggcatcGCTGTCACCATCGATTGGGAATTCATGAACGCATGACCTTGTTGTAGCCGTGGTACACGGTTGGTCATCCTTGTCCATCAAGAAGGCCTCGAAGATTGCCTTGACTCTTCTGTTTCTGCTCATGTGCTTGAGGAATATGGAGAGATACTTGCCCTTGTGTGCCTTATGTGACCCACGCGGGTAGCACTCAATCCTCCAGTTGTGTCCCCCGACGGAGAGGACGTCGGAGTGCACGGCCTTGCCGATGGGAAGCTGCTTGGTTTGCTCGTAGTCTATTCTGAACTGAACAGAAGAACccaacatggtggtcatggtctgCGCCTCCGGCCCGGTCTTCCTAGCTTTCTTCATCACTGAACAAACTGTTAAGTAAATTAAAGAGCAAATTTTACCACCAAATTGACAATAAAAACAAATTTCTTCAGTTTTTTTCTAAGACAAGGACACCCTGAGTCCCTGACCCTAACGATTTGTTGAGGAAGAACGAGAGGGTACTCACTGGCTTGCTAGCGGCGGCTGTCCTGCTAGTGGACTGGTGGTGGAGATCGGTGCTGAGGCACCGCCGCCCGCTCCTCCGCAAGTTTGCCGTCCGCTCGTCCCCTGCTCTGCTCAGCCACCGGTCGGCCGTCGCCACGCTAGCTCCTAGGGTTCTGTCTTCTGTTGATGCGGCCGCCGAGTGGCCGAAGCTCTATCCCTTTTACTTCGTGGGGAAGCTGTATCACTTAACTGGGCCAGACTGGGCCAGTTTTGATCCGCACTCAACCCAGAACAAGCTGAACGGGCTCCCCTAAAAGTTCCAGGATGTTTGATTTAGAATTTACAATTTTACCTGATTACAATGAGCACGATTTGTTCTTGAATTCTTCTGCTCTGTTACTTGTTACCCGAGTTTTAGAATTTTCTGAATGAACCTACCTTCCTAAAAATTGGTCCCTAAATTATCCAATTTAGATTTCGCTGAACGTCTATGTAACGGAACATATGAATTCAGTCATTCAACGAGGCCACAGCTAGCTAATTCATGATCAGCAGGAAGGCAACATTTGCACAACGGACTGGATATCATAGATAGTCGATAGAGACCAAATGCACATATTAGAGTGGTTCCTCTGAAAATTGCCAAATATTCATGTCAAACCAACGCTTTCAGATCAGGTCCTTAGTTTTAAAGCTGATCATGTTCAGACTCAACGTCGGTAAGGAGCTAGCAAATACCAATTGTCTATGCCTCTACAAAGTCAGCACATCAACTATGGTAACCGTTTTCCTTCTTTCGTCAAGTAAAACCAGGCACAACTCGGATAGCGATTTTTCAGAGACATAAGCACTACTTCGCAAGAATGGGATGAATCTAAGCCTTCACATGCTCGCGGATGAATTGCTCGACTGCTGAAACATTGCCAGTGAGACCGGCACCTTCAGCAACTGTCACATTGTTCTGGCATTGGCTGAAGTTGAACGCCTCTCCAGGGACACCAAGCTGGACTTCGTCGGTGATGTCAGCAGATGATATGGCATTCCTTGATTCCCGAAGCTTGTTCCTACAGAAATAACAAAGTCAGCACACGTTGAGCCCATGTAAAATATGAGATTAGGCACCTAGTCAGTGCAAATGCTCATACAGATCTTAATTAAATGAGTTATGAAATGGCCTCAGTTATTCCAGGATCAATAAACTACAAACAGGACACATATGTAAACATCTTTTTGCACCATAGGCAAAAGTAGGAGTAGGATACTTTCAAGATGCAGTAAATTGAGGCAAAATTCAAATAATTTAGTATATGCAAACCCAGTAGTGCATTCAAAGTTTCTAACTGTCTAAATATATTATATGAAAAGAAACATACACTTCTTTTTCGAGCTGCTTCTTGATGAACTCCTTTGAGTGAGCTGTAACTTTGTCTGTCTTGTTGCAGAAAATCAGAACAGGAATCCTTTTCTTCACT
It includes:
- the LOC127316685 gene encoding BTB/POZ and MATH domain-containing protein 2-like isoform X2 produces the protein MKKARKTGPEAQTMTTMLGSSVQFRIDYEQTKQLPIGKAVHSDVLSVGGHNWRIECYPRGSHKAHKGKYLSIFLKHMSRNRRVKAIFEAFLMDKDDQPCTTATTRSCVHEFPIDGDSDADDDDDVDWGWSQFVDRTMLENDYVTQGHITFVCGIMVIDDSPIPVPPPDIGIHFGRLLDHTDGMDVSFTIDGQTFHAHRAVLAARSPVFRAELFGPMAEATMTSITLQEIAPATFKVMLRFIYTDTLPGEDELGDSSAEILQDLLAAADRYALDRLKLMCAQKLLDMVSTDTVATTLACAETYNCPELKSKCIDFLAVQENFQEAVFTDGYALLVLKFPSITAELRKRVRT
- the LOC127316685 gene encoding BTB/POZ and MATH domain-containing protein 2-like isoform X1, producing MMKKARKTGPEAQTMTTMLGSSVQFRIDYEQTKQLPIGKAVHSDVLSVGGHNWRIECYPRGSHKAHKGKYLSIFLKHMSRNRRVKAIFEAFLMDKDDQPCTTATTRSCVHEFPIDGDSDADDDDDVDWGWSQFVDRTMLENDYVTQGHITFVCGIMVIDDSPIPVPPPDIGIHFGRLLDHTDGMDVSFTIDGQTFHAHRAVLAARSPVFRAELFGPMAEATMTSITLQEIAPATFKVMLRFIYTDTLPGEDELGDSSAEILQDLLAAADRYALDRLKLMCAQKLLDMVSTDTVATTLACAETYNCPELKSKCIDFLAVQENFQEAVFTDGYALLVLKFPSITAELRKRVRT